One Sporichthyaceae bacterium DNA segment encodes these proteins:
- a CDS encoding ATP-binding cassette domain-containing protein encodes MIEAVGLTKRYGRTLAVNNLSFTVQPGRVTGFLGPNGAGKSTTMRM; translated from the coding sequence ATGATTGAGGCGGTTGGTTTGACCAAACGCTACGGCCGCACCCTCGCGGTCAACAACCTGTCCTTCACCGTCCAACCAGGACGCGTCACCGGTTTCCTCGGACCCAACGGCGCCGGCAAATCCACCACCATGCGCATGA